Proteins found in one Lycium ferocissimum isolate CSIRO_LF1 chromosome 6, AGI_CSIRO_Lferr_CH_V1, whole genome shotgun sequence genomic segment:
- the LOC132059064 gene encoding chromatin assembly factor 1 subunit FAS1, giving the protein MSEPMVIDEVKTDGSDRTVKKTMKRKRSSLVIVETPEVKMAKIQVLKEEMKGLFEYYKELMEKKVMEMEMENMKGLGLGLNCVIACMLEESKLSLSKLVDMIYEKISSDNDSEFSGNCSKVSVKSAVILVGQRMFYGMPDVDADVLEDESENALWCWETRDLKLLPKSVRATLKIRRTCRKKIHERITAVSALLTALEKVETDPNCTQEQLKASEKLAKVLNEADIRLLVASMEQKNGAETAEKSVKREEKLLIKQLERNKREAEKEKKRMEREVQKEKLKSEKELKRLQSEAEKEGKRFEKEESKLKKQMMREQEEAEKDRRRREKEEAEVKRQLTLQKQASMMERFLKRSKTNSPSQNSLTVEEQASDFAPSKCEKMAESVTLSMDSVLTQNDDFNADDLWKSHLTSWHCLGRSIHSKGKVHWGIRRKPKTNVVKEIKLTASRGQDDEDNSEKLVDGWAEPNSNTRSCNAGEVNAIPCPQKGLMRRQLLQFDKCHRPAFYGVWLKKSQVVGARHPFATDPDLDYEVDSDEEWEEEEPGESLSDCDKDDNECLEEECSRDEDESEDGFFVPDGYLSDEEGVQVDKVESHDAEGSKILSSSAQEVPGEEFAKLLRQQKYLHNLTEQALRKNKPLIILNLMHEKAPLISADELTGNEKVEQMCLGALAICSFPGHSSIPISTCNDEVEGDSEACPSGSKSSSPQMASSAALTDSDLHQVVSVIQSCSHGINKVVESLQLKFPSIAKSQLKNKVREIAEFFDGRWQVRKDVLVKLGLSVSPEKGGRTKSIAAFFSKRCLPPSGKTINLHETSPQACQKTAHTNMNKNLDSSV; this is encoded by the exons ATGTCGGAGCCGATGGTGATTGATGAAGTGAAAACGGACGGTTCAGATCGAACAGTGAAGAAAACGATGAAGAGAAAGAGATCTAGTTTAGTAATAGTGGAAACTCCTGAAGTGAAAATGGCGAAAATCCAAGTGTTAAAAGAGGAAATGAAGGGATTGTTTGAGTATTATAAGGAATTAATGGAGAAAAAAGTGATGGAAATGGAAATGGAGAATATGAAAGGGTTAGGGTTAGGGTTGAACTGTGTGATTGCTTGTATGTTGGAGGAAAGTAAGCTTTCGTTATCGAAATTAGTGGATATGATTTATGAGAAGATTAGTAGTGATAATGATAGTGAGTTTAGTGGTAATTGTAGTAAGGTTAGTGTGAAAAGTGCTGTGATTTTGGTTGGGCAGAGGATGTTTTACGGAATGCCGGATGTTGATGCTGATGTATTGGAAGATGAATCTGAGAATGCTCTTTGGTGTTGggag ACAAGAGACCTTAAATTGTTGCCAAAATCTGTCCGGGCTACTCTGAAGATTCGCCGGACTTGTCGGAAAAAAATCCATGAGAGAATTACTGCTGTCTCAG CTTTGTTGACTGCACTAGAAAAGGTAGAAACTGATCCAAACTGCACCCAAGAACAGCTGAAAGCTTCTGAAAAGCTTGCCAAAGTATTAAATGAGGCAGATATCCGCTTGTTAGTTGCAAGCATGGAACAGAAAAATGGTGCTGAAAC GGCTGAGAAGTCAGTAAAACGAGAGGAGAAACTTTTGATCAAGCAGTTAGAGAGAAACAAGCGAGAAgctgaaaaagagaagaaaaggatgGAGCGTGAAGTTCAGAAGGAAAAGTTGAAAAGT GAAAAAGAGCTAAAACGGCTACAAAGTGAAGCAGAGAAAGAGGGAAAGCGGTTTGAGAAAGAAGAATCTAAACTGAAAAAGCAGATGATGAGGGAGCAAGAAGAAGCTGAGAAAGATCGACGCCGCAGGGAGAAGGAGGAAGCTGAAGTTAAAAGGCAACTTACTTTACAAAAGCAAGCTTCAATGATGGAGCGCTTTCTTAAAAGAAGCAAAACTAATTCTCCTTCCCAGAATAGCCTGACCGTAGAAGAGCAAGCTTCTGATTTTGCCCCCAGCAAATGTGAAAAGATGGCTGAATCTGTTACTCTCTCAATGGACTCAGTCCTTACACAAAATGATGACTTTAATGCTGATGATTTGTGGAA GTCACACTTAACTTCATGGCATTGCTTAGGTCGTTCAATTCATTCAAAAGGAAAAGTTCATTGGGGAATCCGTCGAAAGCCCAAGACAAATGTAGTGAAGGAAATTAAGCTAACAGCCAGTAGAGGACAAGACGATGAAGATAATTCAGAGAAACTAGTTGATGGATGGGCTGAGCCTAACAGCAATACCAGATCATGTAATGCTGGTGAGGTCAATGCTATTCCTTGTCCCCAGAAAGGATTAATGAGGAGACAATTGTTGCAGTTTGATAAGTGCCACAGGCCTGCATTTTATGGTGTTTGGCTGAAGAAAAG CCAAGTTGTTGGAGCACGTCACCCCTTTGCAACGGATCCAGACTTAGATTATGAGGTTGATAGTGATGAGGAATGGGAAGAG GAGGAACCCGGTGAAAGTCTGTCAGATTGTGATAAAGATGATAATGAATGTTTGGAGGAAGAATGTTCAAGAGATGAAGATGAAAGTGAAGATGGGTTTTTCGTGCCAGATGGGTATCTCTCAGATGAAGAG GGTGTACAAGTTGACAAAGTGGAATCTCATGATGCAGAAGGGTCTAAAATTTTGTCTAGTTCTGCACAGGAAGTACCGGGTGAAGAGTTTGCTAAGCTGCTTCGGCAGCAGAAATATCTTCACAACTTGACTGAACAGGCTCTTAGGAAAAACAAGCCACTTATTATattgaatcttatgcatgagaAAGCTCCCCTGATATCGGCTGACGAACTGACTGGAAATGAGAAAGTCGAACAAATGTGCCTGGGGGCACTGGCCATCTGTTCATTTCCTGGTCATTCATCTATACCGATATCCACTTGTAATGATGAGGTTGAGGGAGATTCTGAGGCTTGCCCGTCAGGTAGCAAGTCAAGTTCCCCACAAATGGCATCTTCAGCTGCTCTAACGGACTCAGATTTACATCAAGTT gTATCTGTTATTCAGTCATGCTCACATGGTATAAACAAGGTAGTGGAGTCTTTACAACTTAAATTCCCAAGTATTGCGAAGTCCCAACTGAAAAACAAGGTGCGGGAGATAGCAGAGTTTTTTGATGGTAGATGGCAG GTTAGGAAGGATGTTCTTGTAAAGCTTGGGCTATCCGTATCACCTG AAAAAGGTGGCAGGACAAAGAGCATTGCTGCTTTCTTTTCCAAGAGATGTTTGCCGCCTTCTGGAAAGACCATCAATCTGCATGAAACTTCCCCACAAGCATGCCAGAAAACTGCACATACAAACATGAATAAGAATCTAGACTCCTCTGTTTAA
- the LOC132061041 gene encoding uncharacterized protein LOC132061041: protein MADESISSRVTRASAEKLVAERRSKKIHDPVRIRNPSTVNLEKKNDSDTATKRRKTSDVASSSKGKNVVETDTGEQQLTVNKQASKFLVKRPPTQPIRYASYMNHNIKDELKDKLTDRQFKLFSKTIFGQYMQMQVDTEVQGQLFRCFMVRELKRSNSDAFVIDINGTELTFGLFEFALICVLKMTLNKCFEDKDWGVGDNADEDAVKIAILYFIHNYILSSEKRNVTVPRHHFDLVESEQYNEYTWGKEAFDDLIKSIHHKMDKPKQFYCLRGFPFAMQVWIYECCSNVDPNLMVKTGSRIPRMFNWRTVNQKPSVNYLMLGMFKDGERGSKLTVHNIFMCWTFLNSTTLFRPC from the exons atggcggatgaaagcatatCTAGTAGGGTTACAAGAG CTTCTGCTGAGAAATTGGTTGCTGAAAGGAGATCTAAGAAAATCCATGATCCTGTCAGAATCAGAAATCCTTCAACTgttaatttggagaaaaaaaatgattctgATACTGCCacaaagaggagaaaaacatCCGATGTTGCTTCTAGTAGCAAAGGGAAGAATGTTGTAGAGACAGATACCGGAGAACAACAATTAACTGTGAACAAGCAg GCCTCCAAATTCCTGGTTAAACGCCCCCCCACTCAACCGATACGTTATGCTTCATATATGAACCATAACATTAAAGATGAGTTGAAGGACAAACTGACCGATAGACAATTCAAGCtattttccaaaactatttttggACAATATATGCAGATGCAAGTTGACACTGAGGTGCAGGGTCAGTTATTTAGGTGTTTTATGGTTAGGGAGTTGAAGCGTAGTAATAGTGATGCGTTTGTTATCGATATTAATGGGACGGAATTGACATTCGGTCTTTTTGAGTTTGCTTTAATTTG TGTTTTAAAGATGACTTTAAATAAGTGCTTTGAAGACAAGGATTGGGGTGTTGGTGATAACGCAGATGAAGATGCTGTAAAGATTGCGATCCTGTATTTCATTCATAATTACATACTTTCAAGTGAAAAAAGGAACGTCACAGTCCCAAGACATCATTTTGACTTGGTGGAGAGTGAACAGTACAATGAATATACATGGGGTAAGGAAGcatttgatgatttgattaagaGTATTCACCACAAGATGGACAAGCCGAAGCAGTTTTATTGTCTACGGGGTTTTCCTTTTGCTATGCAAGTGTGGATATATGAGTGCTGCTCTAATGTTGACCCTAATTTAATGGTTAAAACCGGAAGCCGAATCCCAAGAATGTTTAATTGGAGAACAGTGAACCAAAAGCCATCAGTTAACTACTTGATGTTGGGCATGTTTAAGGACGGTGAG AGAGGTTCTAAACTGACAGTTCACAATATATTTATGTGCTGGACATTCTTAAATTCAACAACATTGTTCCGACCATGTTAG
- the LOC132060580 gene encoding uncharacterized protein LOC132060580 isoform X2, with product MSTAALLVQKSPTTIPKNSTVGQSSKKSASVVDKSVQSKGKEKAAPSVHRVPVDDVSTSKSVDLTSLRQELNQFKQEVLAEFKDVFTELKDLRKVIDENFEKVLEHVKGKQNSEKGDDSETHVPLPDGNIHQEADDYMDHGDGIHMETDTGDVHPTEEKGLAPDIQVGIGNESGDTLKASTEEIAEGGDLSGEPKTSVERPADPTEEKGLAPDIQVGIGNESGDTMKASTEEIAEGGDLSGEPKTSVERPADQTGKHTVEEQKCSDDSNNFEVIAQVLANIAESEMANEQVQEEKIEENTSSTVLEEPQAAVCNAQPLSQWLLPDEYLPSQTPGKEIMLHPSVPRATRPSKYKSSPFVTDFDCG from the exons ATGTCAACGGCAGCATTGCTTGTTCAGAAGTCACCAACCACAATCCCAAAAAATTCTACAGTTGGACAATCATCTAAAAAATCTGCTTCGGTGGTAGATAAGTCGGTTCAatcaaagggaaaagaaaaagctgCTCCAAGTGTCCACCGCGTTCCTGTTGACGACGTATCTACCAGCAAATCAGTTGACCTCACAAGTTTGAGGCAGGAACTTAATCAATTTAAGCAGGAa GTGCTTGCTGAATTCAAGGATGTTTTTACTGAGCTCAAGGATCTTCGCAAAGTTATTGATGAAAACTTCGAAAAGGTTTTGGAACATGTCAAAGGGAAACAAAATtcagaaaag gGTGATGACAGCGAAACTCATGTTCCTTTACCTGATGGCAACATACATCAAGAAGCTGATGATTACATGGACCATGGTGACGGTATTCACATGGAGACTGATACGGGTGATGTGCATCCAACAgag GAAAAGGGTCTTGCACCGGatattcaagttggtattggcAATGAGAGCGGCGATACGCTGAAAGCTTCAACCGAAGAGATTGCGGAAGGAGGTGATCTTTCAGGAGAACCGAAGACTTCGGTTGAACGTCCGGCTGATCCAACagag GAAAAGGGTCTTGCACCGGatattcaagttggtattggcAATGAGAGCGGCGATACGATGAAAGCTTCAACCGAAGAGATTGCGGAAGGAGGTGATCTTTCAGGAGAACCGAAGACTTCGGTTGAACGTCCGGCTGATCAAACAGGGAAACATACTGTGGAAGAGCAAAAATGTTCTGATGATTCAAATAATTTCGAG GTGATCGCACAGGTGCTAGCAAATATAGCAGAATCAGAAATGGCTAATGAACAAGTTCAAGAGGAAAAAATCGAGGAAAACACCAGCTCAACTGTCTTAGAGGAACCCCAGGCAGCAGTTTGTAACGCGCAGCCGTTGTCTCAGTGGTTGTTGCCTGATGAGTATTTACCAAGCCAAACCCCAGGGAAAGAAATCATGTTACATCCATCAGTCCCACGAGCTACACGCCCCAGTAAATACAAGTCTTCACCGTTTGTGACagattttg ATTGTGGATGA
- the LOC132060580 gene encoding uncharacterized protein LOC132060580 isoform X1: MSTAALLVQKSPTTIPKNSTVGQSSKKSASVVDKSVQSKGKEKAAPSVHRVPVDDVSTSKSVDLTSLRQELNQFKQEVLAEFKDVFTELKDLRKVIDENFEKVLEHVKGKQNSEKGDDSETHVPLPDGNIHQEADDYMDHGDGIHMETDTGDVHPTEEKGLAPDIQVGIGNESGDTLKASTEEIAEGGDLSGEPKTSVERPADPTEEKGLAPDIQVGIGNESGDTMKASTEEIAEGGDLSGEPKTSVERPADQTGKHTVEEQKCSDDSNNFEVIAQVLANIAESEMANEQVQEEKIEENTSSTVLEEPQAAVCNAQPLSQWLLPDEYLPSQTPGKEIMLHPSVPRATRPSKYKSSPFVTDFGSSSGKDHVHVFDKKYPFQQDPITGPLDVQIVDEYRIWLRNGLLVRHDSKYVFIPVLHTVIPHGFCE, encoded by the exons ATGTCAACGGCAGCATTGCTTGTTCAGAAGTCACCAACCACAATCCCAAAAAATTCTACAGTTGGACAATCATCTAAAAAATCTGCTTCGGTGGTAGATAAGTCGGTTCAatcaaagggaaaagaaaaagctgCTCCAAGTGTCCACCGCGTTCCTGTTGACGACGTATCTACCAGCAAATCAGTTGACCTCACAAGTTTGAGGCAGGAACTTAATCAATTTAAGCAGGAa GTGCTTGCTGAATTCAAGGATGTTTTTACTGAGCTCAAGGATCTTCGCAAAGTTATTGATGAAAACTTCGAAAAGGTTTTGGAACATGTCAAAGGGAAACAAAATtcagaaaag gGTGATGACAGCGAAACTCATGTTCCTTTACCTGATGGCAACATACATCAAGAAGCTGATGATTACATGGACCATGGTGACGGTATTCACATGGAGACTGATACGGGTGATGTGCATCCAACAgag GAAAAGGGTCTTGCACCGGatattcaagttggtattggcAATGAGAGCGGCGATACGCTGAAAGCTTCAACCGAAGAGATTGCGGAAGGAGGTGATCTTTCAGGAGAACCGAAGACTTCGGTTGAACGTCCGGCTGATCCAACagag GAAAAGGGTCTTGCACCGGatattcaagttggtattggcAATGAGAGCGGCGATACGATGAAAGCTTCAACCGAAGAGATTGCGGAAGGAGGTGATCTTTCAGGAGAACCGAAGACTTCGGTTGAACGTCCGGCTGATCAAACAGGGAAACATACTGTGGAAGAGCAAAAATGTTCTGATGATTCAAATAATTTCGAG GTGATCGCACAGGTGCTAGCAAATATAGCAGAATCAGAAATGGCTAATGAACAAGTTCAAGAGGAAAAAATCGAGGAAAACACCAGCTCAACTGTCTTAGAGGAACCCCAGGCAGCAGTTTGTAACGCGCAGCCGTTGTCTCAGTGGTTGTTGCCTGATGAGTATTTACCAAGCCAAACCCCAGGGAAAGAAATCATGTTACATCCATCAGTCCCACGAGCTACACGCCCCAGTAAATACAAGTCTTCACCGTTTGTGACagattttg GTAGTAGTTCGGGAAAGGATCATGTTCATGTGTTTGATAAAAAATATCCATTCCAGCAAGATCCCATTACCGGTCCACTTGATGTACAGATTGTGGATGAATACCGTATTTGGCTTCGAAACGGTCTGCTTGTGAGGCACGATAGCAAGTATGTTTTTATCCCAGTATTACATACAGTGATTCCGCATGGTTTTTGTGAATAA
- the LOC132061042 gene encoding uncharacterized protein LOC132061042 — translation MDGQLWNDEHIDVIFYYFRKKGKYDKRNNFSFTTVDCLFKQRIDVVHHAYHNVETQTNVANEEQVLIEYVKGHRLIANVPWHTVDNVLIPVNIKEENHWLLVLLSFKDRRLYVYNSYQSAGHNAVVRNEIKKLATLLPHFLHLAGFYVNKKSIDLVKDPKICG, via the exons ATGGATGGTCAGCTTTGGAATGACGAG CACATTGACGTCATTTTCTATTACTTTCGGAAGAAAGGAAAGTATGATAAAAGGAACAATTTCAGCTTCACCACTGTTGACTGCCTATTCAAGCAGAGAATTGATGTGGTCCACCACGCATATCACAATGTTGAAACCCAGACAAACGTGGCAAATGAAGAGCAAGTATTGATTGAGTATGTTAAGGGCCACAGGCTTATTGCCAATGTCCCGTGGCATACGGTTGACAACGTGCTAATACCGGtgaatataaaagaagaaaatcattgGTTATTGGTACTTCTTTCATTCAAGGACAG GCGTCTGTATGTTTACAACTCGTATCAATCAGCCGGGCACAACGCAGTTGTtaggaatgaaataaaaaagctTGCTACACTTCTGCCACATTTCCTACATCTGGCTGGATTCtatgtaaataaaaaaagcATAGATTTGGTGAAAGACCCAAAGATATGCGGATAA
- the LOC132060581 gene encoding uncharacterized protein LOC132060581, producing the protein MFGRWNYNNRRNGTYTFTTLGKKFQEMLSINEYLCLRMTVEPSTEFVYTVHDGGRRFILNLNSKTCSCCMFQLDEIPCPHAWAVIKKKNLVADDYCSDLFKPETVLKTYDVPVDPLPDEREWNIPKNILEDVVLPPRYKRPPGRPKKRRDKPLSELLFGKSRHACSTCGQLGHNRRSCSFEPLRK; encoded by the exons ATGTTTGGGAGATGGAATTACAATAACCGGAGAAATGGAACATACACGTTCACTACACTCGGTAAAAAGTTTCAGGAGATGCTATCAATCAACGAGTATCTATGTCTACGAATGACG gTAGAACCGTCAACCGAATTCGTGTACACAGTACATGATGGAGGAAGGCGATTCATTCTTAATTTGAATAGCAAAACTTGCAGTTGTTGTATGTTTCAACTAGATGAAATCCCCTGCCCGCATGCATGGGCTgtcattaaaaagaaaaatctggtTGCTGATGATTATTGCTCTGATTTGTTCAAACCGGAGACCGTGTTGAAGACATATGATGTACCTGTGGATCCTCTACCCGACGAGCGTGAATGGAACATTCCCAAAAACATCTTGGAGGATGTGGTTTTGCCACCAAGATACAAGAGACCGCCTGGTAGGCCAAAGAAGAGGCGTGATAAGCCTTTAAGTGAATTGTTGTTTGGAAAGAGCAGACATGCTTGCAGTACTTGTGGACAACTTGGGCACAACAGACGTTCATGTAGTTTTGAGCCTCTAAGGAAGTGA
- the LOC132059065 gene encoding protein HEADING DATE 3A-like encodes MSRGRNTLELGGVISDVLDPFTRSTSLSVVYNTREVISGCNLKPSQVTNQPRVEIGGNDLSTFYTLIMVDPDAPSPSNPNLREYLHWIVTDIPATTGVSFGKEVICYESPMPSMGIHRIVFSLFRQLGRETVYAPNWRQNFNTREFAELYNLGLPVAAVYFNCHRENGTGGRRV; translated from the exons ATGTCAAGAGGAAGAAACACTCTAGAACTTGGTGGAGTGATAAGTGATGTATTGGACCCATTCACAAGGTCTACTAGCCTAAGTGTTGTTTACAACACTAGGGAGGTTATCAGTGGCTGTAATTTGAAGCCATCTCAAGTTACCAACCAACCTAGGGTTGAGATTGGAGGGAATGATCTTTCCACTTTTTACACTCTG ATTATGGTGGATCCTGATGCTCCGAGTCCGAGCAATCCAAATTTGAGGGAGTACCTACACTG GATTGTCACTGATATCCCAGCAACAACAGGAGTAAGCTTTG GCAAAGAAGTTATATGTTATGAGAGCCCAATGCCTTCAATGGGAATACATCGCATTGTTTTCTCCCTTTTTCGTCAATTGGGCAGAGAAACTGTTTATGCACCAAACTGGCGGCAAAATTTCAATACAAGAGAATTTGCAGAACTCTACAATCTTGGCTTACCTGTTGCTGCTGTTTACTTCAATTGCCATAGGGAAAATGGTACTGGTGGCCGTCGCGTATAA